tttattctgtttacgcatcaaatattttttctagaaTTTTGTTTCCTCTGTATACAGGAGCTGAACACTAGATACGTACTTTTAAGTGTTTTGTAGCTATGAATTCGAAGTATCTTTTAAAACTATTTGCTCATTGAAACACAGACTGGATCTTCatgtaataataaaacaaatactttcGTTGCAGGAAATTCGTTATTCGGGCTTCAACAGACTATTGTTACAACATCATTCGACTGAGACgcaaaaaagttatcaaaggtaccaggattataaaaagTTAGCCCCAATCTACGCAAAGCCGTCTACAAAAAAACTGACTCGAACAGGTACGTTCATAAATATAGTGTCTCTGAAAATAAGGCAACCGtaatacttttgaatttgatatatcaaaagtTATGAAAGATACCATGCTTATACATTTAGTACATCAGAAgcacattttgtcatttttgaagCAACGTGAATCGGGtttgaaaaaacataaaaactaaaacaagGGTCAATACTATAGTATATCATTCTCAGCTCGAACAATTATACATTAACGATCAGTAAAATCAGGATCAAATCGTGATATGCCGATACGTTTTAAAAGACTCACAAAGAACATATTTAGTATCTAATAAGCTAATAGTTGAATATGGCCatacattcattttttaataaaaagtaagaaaaaattCGAAACTTATACAGTAGTTATCAATCTTACATGGACCTAAGACGAACTGACGGACGCAAAGACGACTggacagaccagaaaatataatagTTAAGTCTAAACAGTTATTTcaactataaaaagtataagtattttaaatgtttatgattttttatgtttatagaaTCTACTTGCGTTATCTGTTTGGAGCCTAAGGTAGAGGCAGACATTATAGCACTTAGGTGTGCCCAAGTACAGTAAGTATTTCAAAATCGCGTTTGAACCATTAAACTGTGTTTACATTGTGAAATTCTTTTGCTATTTCTCCAAAACACCTAATGCATATTTGTGTAGAGTAATATATCCGTCATGAAATCgcaatgtaaataataaaaagaagatctCAAACAAAAGCCCATGTAACATAAATGGTAAATATGTGTATAAGTAAGcatgttttattctttttttagcaTTCCATGGACCGTGCAATAGAAATCTGTAAACAACAAACAGGAGTGTCCAGTGTGTAGGACACCGCTTTATACATCATGCAATGAAAACGAAGTATAGAACTATAGAATAAAAACGAAACAGAGATACCACAATACCTTTCAAATTAGAAACATGAAGGGCGAAGACAGAGCTAGACGAATGAATACAACACATACTTAATCATCTATTGTAGTCTAAAAGATGGCTACATGTAACATATTcgtttaaatgaaaatgaacgATGTTCAAACTATCAgcgaaaagaaaagaaacaataaaGGATACTTGATACAAGTACAGCAAGAATACATTAGAgaacatcttttaaaatattaccgTAGACGTATTCTATGTAATTAGCATATGTTTGACCACAATTCAGCTGTGTGGACGAGATAACATAAGCAAAACAATCAAAGAAAACTTAATAATAAACGCATTATATATACCAGGagttaattttgtatttacgccagacgcgcgtttcgtcgtTTTTTAAATCCAAAAAGAATACTAAGGTCAAATAAAGTGCGAAGTTAaatagcattgaggaccaaaattcctataAGCTAAACTATacctgaggtagaaaatccttagtgtaacaaacagttaatttataaatatgactaGGTTAGTGCTAGTTTTGATTTGATACACAGAGATTGTGTCACTTaaaggtaaataaaatatttaaggtAAATtacgtttaataaaattttaatactagTATCAAACAATGCCAAAATCTTCATTATTcttacaatgtaattaaaaacaTGACATTTATAAGATATAGACTCTATTGTATAATCTTTAGTTGAATATCAAGGACCAAATCTCGCTTTATTACATTGgataacaaattttaattatagaAACAAGTTTTTATCGAAAACAACACTCAAATATGGTATGACTTTATCTCATACATTTTGAAGACATCAGATAAAACGAAACCTACTATCATTAATGTAAAGTATAAATTGTCGAAGTTTTATGCTTTTTAAAAGTACTTATTTAAAAACCAGTAACATAAACAAGAGAAATAAGCTTCAACacttttgaacatattttaaaagttagtaGACACGCTGATATAGATGTCAAACGCGAAGTGATCtaataaaagaaacactttattttgaaatcgTCAAAAATTCCCCAGTTGTAAGAAACAATGCAATAAATAGGGATTATTCAATAATAAAGACGGCGCAATCCGAGTGAGATATATCAGTCTCCTGACCAGACCcaatattttttagatttaatcGCCAAACATACTATATggctatatcatatatatagttatcaaaggtaccaggattatattctagtacaccagacgcgcgtttcttctacataagactcaacagtgacgctcatatcaaaatatttataaagccaaacaagtacaaagttgaagagcattgaggatccaaaattccaaaaagttataccaaatacggctaaggtaatctatgcctgggataagaaaatccttagtttttcgaaaaatttaaagttttttaacaggaaatttattaaaatgaccacattattgatattcatgtcaacaccgaagtgttgactactggctgggctggtgataccctcggggacgaaacgtccaccagcagtggtatcgacccagtggtgtaaatagttatcaaaggtaccaggattataatttagtatgccagacgcgcgtttcgtctacataagactcatcagtgacgctcatatcaaaatatttataaaaccaaacaagtacaaagttgaagagcattgagaatcaaaattccaaaaagttatgccaaatacggctaaggtaatctacatgtatgcctgggataagaaaatccttagtttttcgaaaaattcaaagtttttaacaggaaattttattaaaatgacaacataattgatattcatgtcaacaccgaagtgttgactactgggctggtgataccttcggggacgaaatgtccaccagcagttgtatcgacccagtggtgtaaatagttatcaaaggtaccggacttataatttagtacgccagacgcgcgtttcgtctacattagactcatcagtgacactcatatcaaaatatttataaagccaaacaagtacaatgttgaagagcataTCATTGGATTCGGGAAAATGAGGgggtttcattatttttcaagaCTGGTGGTACCTTTAAGATTTTTTGGAGAACCAACCCAAAGGGCCAGGGGTCTGGGGGCCGCCTAATGCCCCCAGTGGGTCCAGTGCTAGCCCTGGTAGGGGGGCCAGGGGGAAAGCCCCCCGAAGCTCCTGGATTTTAGGTATTTCAGCCttaattttttactttaaaaaatagggaaaaGTCTGTTATATTTGCTTCAATTTTGGGTAAGTTAACAttgaattggttttttttctagagtatttatctgaaaatacattgcttataattattttaaatcagttataaaagagggacgaaagataccaaagggacagtcaaactcgcaaatctaaaacaaactgacaacgccatggcttaaaatgaatagacaaacagacaaacaatagttcacatgacacaacatagaaaactaaagaataaacaacacgaaccccaccaaaaccaggggtgatctcaggtgctccggaagggtaagcagatcctgttccacatgcggcacccgtcgtgttgcttatgtgattacaaatccggtaaatagtctaagttggtaggtcaaattcatgaaagggaaggggattgtagttacgacgtaaggaacatatccgatatcatttgtgaaacggttattccataacggtcaaccaactcgtgatggcgtccgtaaaatttacgacgggatgatttcaacttcaccatttggaactcttggtttaatagcttctttgtgagcagtaaccctctatcaagaaaatcatgataggaaatgcaagcacgggaatatcgtatcaattgggagatatataccccgtatgcaggtgctgctggaatgttgctacttagaaatggaaagttcacaattggaaagctgaaatcatctcttttgtcgtaaagttttgtcttcaaccgaccatcattgtcaatttctagatgtaagtcaagatatgaagccgacttaactgtatctgtagtatcctttatctccaattcgatgggatagatgcgatccacatagtcaccaaattttgaattgtttaatgaaagaacgtcatctatatagcggaaagtagagataaaggatattgctaacttcttatctttcttcctaagaagttcctgcatgaagtcagcctcataataataaagaaacaagtcagcaagtagaggggcacagtttgttcccattgggatgcagACTATAAAATATGTATGACCTACAATGCAGGGGTTTCATGTGAAATgttgtttcaatgtttttttttgttttatacttttattaaatgttttgtatttgttcaatATGGTGAATGAAATTCATAAGttacatacaacatgtacaatgtagtatattattaaaaaaaataataaaacttgtagctttttttattgctttcaaCTTTTTGTTATAATCATTAGGTAAAAAGGGGGGAATTAATTATAGGCTTCTTAACTATAGTAAGTAACtgttaaattgtgttttttcacTTCTTcagagctttttttttaaattttagaagtCTAAAAATTCGTcagaatttatattttgttaacgTAACAGTTATGTATGTTACTTCAGATTGTTTCACGAAATCTTACACTAACAATTTCATGCAGACAGCagtcataattctttaaatcacaacatagaacacaTATCGAGAAAACGGTGATCAGGGACAAGGTATGGTCCAACGGGAAACGAACTGGTTTGATACAATTAACGATTTTCTGAATTTCATAGAATGTTCACCTTTGTTAAaccttttattcataaaataatcTGTAATACAAGATGCTTTCCTTTTCATAGAAAGCATAACTAGACATAGTTaatatgttgttgttgtttaaatAATCAACAATTTGCCGCTTGAAAATATAGTGCTAAATCGTCGCATTATAAAGCGCTCTTACGATACAGATACAGACACGTGGTTTATAAGTATCACTTCTGCTTATTTTGGAGGTGAACCTAAATTGGTagaagatatataaatatactttaaCGCGGACCACGGCGAAGACACCTTTAAACATACACATGAACGGCGTACACGGAGATTATCACTTtagtaaagaaaaaatatagatttaaacgatttcaaaagaattttacactttatattttggtttttttattttttttgccgGTACCAGACGCTGCCGTAGGCGGGTAAAAGTACCGGGTACCGGCTCTTAATGAATGCACTTAAGACTCAGTATGAGTATGTCAACAAGATAAAGTTTAAATGGGttttaaatgcatgttttaCAAAACTTTCCTTCACAtttcacataaacaaatgcataGATCACAACGCAAACTGGTCGGTTAATACCTTGACTGAAATAATGCATGGTTGTACATACAAATCTATTTATAGGAAAGGAATTCAATTCTGAAATAAACAGTAATAAGTTGGTCAGTCAATAATGTAAGTTAAACAAAATTCATGCAGTTAAAAGTCTAATAGGAATAAATGAAAtgaactactgtacatcagattcctgacttaggacaggtgcaaacatttgcagcgggattaagcattttaatggtaccaaaccttctccctttttctgaaacaatagtataacatcgcaacataaaaaacacacgataaaatatcaacaagGAAAGGAAAAACTGATTGTGCGTTTTTGTAAAGCATTTCATAATGAAGGCGGAACAAATTATGGTATAAGCTAACTTAAAGATATTTGGAGTAAGTAGCAGAggtataaatatgttaaaatctaTTCATAGAACTTTGCGCGACTGTATGAGTTTGATGAGTagctcatattaaaatacaataacGTCTGTGTTAATGATACTATCATTAAAATACAGTTGTTGGTATTTGTAGAAGCAGTTAGATGCCAGATGCTCCACAGTAATTTCTTAAAAATCATTAGATATCTTGTACAAAATAGAACATCGAAGGGAACTAAGATAAACTGAATAAAGATGTATTCCAAATTCGGTAACGACCCACATATCCTTAATATTATgaacgatttaaaaaaaaaaaggtttatctaggaaatgtttttgattttgattaaatCCTTCAGTAAATCAAAACCCCATTGTCCGACCAAGATGATAAAGCACTAACAGTTTTAGATGTTCATAATCATCAACACTGcgctatttttttatttttaactcatcatatataccaggattgacattttatttttgagcaTGACGCTGgcggtcctttatagcttgctgttcgatgtgagccaaggatccgtgttgaagaccgtaaattgacctataatggtttacttttataaattgtgacttggattgagagttgtctcattggcacttataacTCACCTTCCGTTatctatataaaagataaaggcACAATTAGAGTACATCCGTCAAAATCTTGTTAAagtttgataactatatataacaacaaacaactatgtgaaaaagacaaacaaaatgacATGTAGACATACTATAGACAATTAAGGTTGTagatttgtacttaaaatttgcACAAATTAAATACCCATAAATACTCTTTTAACGAACTAGTTCATTTGCAATTGTGTTGATATAAAACTAAGAAATACTAAAAATTGGCAAAACATTATAACGTAGATACATGTACCAAGGCTTGTAGTTCACGTTTATAAACTTCCAGTAAATATCAATAACTATGCGTCGAATGATagatttttgacattttacgatttgtgtttaatatttgtgttcCTAGCCTTGCATGTCATTTTCATTAcactttatattaaaaaagataacaaacTATATCAAAACTGAATGCAATTTACAACttttttacatcaaatatataaatgcatttaCCTTGATAACGCCTAATTAAAGGTGACTGCACAGACAATGACTTCCCActtaatatgttaaaactgCAATTGTATAGT
This Mytilus trossulus isolate FHL-02 chromosome 14, PNRI_Mtr1.1.1.hap1, whole genome shotgun sequence DNA region includes the following protein-coding sequences:
- the LOC134696703 gene encoding uncharacterized protein LOC134696703 is translated as MDPGHIMVLIVVIGIGIVLFIVACLCCLKLCDSLFTCCSYLNGRCRSKRYKRTKNRKEIRYSGFNRLLLQHHSTETQKSYQRYQDYKKLAPIYAKPSTKKLTRTESTCVICLEPKVEADIIALRCAQVHIPWTVQ